In Dermacentor silvarum isolate Dsil-2018 chromosome 2, BIME_Dsil_1.4, whole genome shotgun sequence, the following proteins share a genomic window:
- the LOC119441380 gene encoding uncharacterized protein LOC119441380 isoform X1, translating to MAEPPSSSRIPVLQRAEGSWTTVEHKLRQLDDMAEPGAYVRLLAGCCRDSVQAARAMQAQLEAARAEVNALRLQLRKSIDRIAQIEEDRQNLRDVAQRAEAEALKAADAVRQMAQEQSRLRAQLERLPVEQAESLRQRNEELESHVRESLDSLAKQQEAMLETRLEAALGDRLADLQKAQEAADGRQRLLDEAEPWSPMQHFQELPLLRSSRDAPFRWVLSGYQRLKDESQRHGQPRLYSRPFGIEREGSVRCVLRLVACLGVPAGQEAGDAVQLGLQLLHSAKCSKKFDFFLRLLDRSGSERHLVKTFSSSELAVPRYWFSRPALGVVSFAVLISEQRMLREGFLSRDALAVEVGLQ from the exons ATGGCCGAGCCTCCGTCGTCGTCGCGCATCCCAGTGCTGCAGCGCGCCGAGGGTTCGTGGACCACGGTCGAGCACAAGCTGCGCCAGCTGGACGACATGGCGGAGCCGGGCGCCTACGTGCGCCTACTGGCTGGCTGCTGTCGGGACAGCGTGCAGGCTGCTCGCGCCATGCAGGCGCAGCTCGAGGCCGCCAGGGCCGAGGTGAACGCGCTCCGGCTGCAGCTGCGCAAGAGCATCGACCGGATCGCGCAG ATTGAGGAGGACCGGCAGAATCTGCGCGATGTGGCGCAACGCGCCGAAGCCGAAGCGCTCAAAGCGGCTGACGCAGTGCGTCAGATGGCACAGGAACAGTCGCGGCTGCGCGCTCAGCTGGAGCGGCTGCCGGTCGAGCAGGCGGAATCGCTGCGGCAGAGGAACGAGGAACTTGAAAGCCATGTGCGGGAATCACTCGATTCACTCGCCAAACAGCAG GAGGCCATGTTGGAGACTCGTCTGGAGGCGGCGCTAGGTGACCGGCTGGCAGACTTGCAAAAGGCGCAGGAGGCTGCAGACGGCCGCCAGAGGCTCCTGGATGAGGCGGAGCCATGGTCGCCGATGCAGCACTTCCAGGAGCTGCCCCTGCTGAGGAGCTCCAGGGACGCACCCTTCCGCTGGGTGCTGTCAGGGTACCAAAGGTTGAAG GACGAGAGCCAGCGCCACGGCCAGCCGCGGCTGTACAGTCGCCCTTTCGGCATCGAGCGTGAGGGCAGCGTGCGGTGCGTACTGCGGCTCGTCGCGTGCCTGGGCGTGCCCGCGGGCCAGGAGGCCGGCGACGCGGTGCAGTTGGGCCTCCAGCTCCTCCACTCGGCCAAGTGCTCCAAGAAGTTCGACTTCTTCCTACGCCTGCTCGACCGGTCGGGCAGCGAGCGCCACCTCGTGAAGACCTTCTCCTCGTCGGAGCTGGCCGTGCCCCGCTACTGGTTCTCGCGGCCGGCCCTGGGCGTGGTCAGCTTCGCCGTGCTCATCTCGGAGCAGCGCATGCTTCGCGAGGGATTCCTCTCCAGGGACGCGCTAGCCGTCGAGGTCGGCCTGCAGTGA
- the LOC119441380 gene encoding uncharacterized protein LOC119441380 isoform X2, with protein sequence MAEPPSSSRIPVLQRAEGSWTTVEHKLRQLDDMAEPGAYVRLLAGCCRDSVQAARAMQAQLEAARAEVNALRLQLRKSIDRIAQEAMLETRLEAALGDRLADLQKAQEAADGRQRLLDEAEPWSPMQHFQELPLLRSSRDAPFRWVLSGYQRLKDESQRHGQPRLYSRPFGIEREGSVRCVLRLVACLGVPAGQEAGDAVQLGLQLLHSAKCSKKFDFFLRLLDRSGSERHLVKTFSSSELAVPRYWFSRPALGVVSFAVLISEQRMLREGFLSRDALAVEVGLQ encoded by the exons ATGGCCGAGCCTCCGTCGTCGTCGCGCATCCCAGTGCTGCAGCGCGCCGAGGGTTCGTGGACCACGGTCGAGCACAAGCTGCGCCAGCTGGACGACATGGCGGAGCCGGGCGCCTACGTGCGCCTACTGGCTGGCTGCTGTCGGGACAGCGTGCAGGCTGCTCGCGCCATGCAGGCGCAGCTCGAGGCCGCCAGGGCCGAGGTGAACGCGCTCCGGCTGCAGCTGCGCAAGAGCATCGACCGGATCGCGCAG GAGGCCATGTTGGAGACTCGTCTGGAGGCGGCGCTAGGTGACCGGCTGGCAGACTTGCAAAAGGCGCAGGAGGCTGCAGACGGCCGCCAGAGGCTCCTGGATGAGGCGGAGCCATGGTCGCCGATGCAGCACTTCCAGGAGCTGCCCCTGCTGAGGAGCTCCAGGGACGCACCCTTCCGCTGGGTGCTGTCAGGGTACCAAAGGTTGAAG GACGAGAGCCAGCGCCACGGCCAGCCGCGGCTGTACAGTCGCCCTTTCGGCATCGAGCGTGAGGGCAGCGTGCGGTGCGTACTGCGGCTCGTCGCGTGCCTGGGCGTGCCCGCGGGCCAGGAGGCCGGCGACGCGGTGCAGTTGGGCCTCCAGCTCCTCCACTCGGCCAAGTGCTCCAAGAAGTTCGACTTCTTCCTACGCCTGCTCGACCGGTCGGGCAGCGAGCGCCACCTCGTGAAGACCTTCTCCTCGTCGGAGCTGGCCGTGCCCCGCTACTGGTTCTCGCGGCCGGCCCTGGGCGTGGTCAGCTTCGCCGTGCTCATCTCGGAGCAGCGCATGCTTCGCGAGGGATTCCTCTCCAGGGACGCGCTAGCCGTCGAGGTCGGCCTGCAGTGA